A stretch of the Aspergillus puulaauensis MK2 DNA, chromosome 6, nearly complete sequence genome encodes the following:
- a CDS encoding GNAT family N-acetyltransferase (COG:S;~EggNog:ENOG410PYJH;~InterPro:IPR000182,IPR016181;~PFAM:PF13302;~go_function: GO:0008080 - N-acetyltransferase activity [Evidence IEA]), with product MANEPNRNTTNPPAPIYPTQPTTVILPRPADLQPIHTENLILQPFNLDSEPALNSDAAKFFLFRSRPDVAAWLRSKTPDSTPSETKSWMKAKIFNTPDGSGAINSRHFFFSIVPKSSPGTIIGGVGINSLSPAPSVGYALHPDFWGKGYATEAVRGVVEAWWGLPRVPVEHTNGDGNRRGEERLFAATQRENIGSRKVLSKVGFEVYEFAEYQGATIAVMCISKKGLYDQS from the exons ATGGCCAACGAACCAAAccgcaacaccaccaaccctCCGGCCCCAATCTACCCAACCCAGCCCACCACTGTCATCCTCCCAAGACCAGCAGACCTCCAACCAATTCACACAGAGaatctcatcctccaaccATTCAATTTAGACTCCGAACCAGCCCTAAACTCAGACGCAGCAAAgttctttctcttccgctCAAGACCCGATGTCGCAGCCTGGCT CCGATCCAAAACCCCAGACTCCACGCCCTCGGAAACAAAATCCTGGATGAAAGCCAAAATATTCAACACGCCCGACGGCAGCGGCGCTATAAACAGTCggcatttcttcttcagcatcGTGCCCAAGTCCTCACCGGGGACTATCATCGGCGGGGTCGGAATCAACTCACTCTCCCCTGCCCCTTCTGTTGGGTATGCGCTGCATCCGGACTTCTGGGGGAAGGGGTATGCGACGGAGGCTGTAaggggggttgttgaggcgTGGTGGGGGCTACCTAGGGTTCCTGTCGAACATACAAATGGGGATGGAAATaggaggggggaggagaggttATTTGCAGCAACTCAGCGTGAGAATATCGGGAGTCGCAAGGTGCTCAGTAAAGTTGGGTTTGAAGTCTACGAGTTTGCGGAGTACCAGGGGGCGACTATTGCTGTTATGTGTATTAGTAAGAAGGGTCTATACGATCAGTCATGA
- a CDS encoding uncharacterized protein (COG:S;~EggNog:ENOG410PZRK) has protein sequence MTHKEFFNNLVWLGKVIRFRYSADVSGWRLEAKYCDKNDQLTAEDYNIDTVNYRKPSAAYGTFRCRSVKNPGDVAVLKIIMQIPYAGSEYGLLAERARQATDILPNNACHEVEPLQILTKNKSKVTPVIREFEVLTQDNEGLVPGGFLYYILMDHAPGIQLEHEAFWTLDYGERDRIREAFRIAWEECLQAGVYAAQSSPSHLFWDAESSKIFIAGFSRSRPAEPDDKWTDIEWVSWGLADCPPTYFYDQEALDRSDKSDWTL, from the exons ATGACGCACAAAGAGTTTTTCAACAACTTGGTCTGGCTCGGCAAGGTCATCAGGTTCAGGTACTCGGCGGACGTTTCCGGATGGAGGCTGGAAGCAAAATACTGCGACAAGAACGACCAGCTGACGGCAGAAGACTATAACATTGATACAGTCAACTACAGAAAGCCCAGTGCAGCGTATGGCACCTTCCGCTGTCGCAGCGTTAAGAACCCAGGTGATGTCGCTGTACTGAAGATCATCATGCA AATCCCCTACGCCGGTTCTGAATACGGGCTTCTCGCTGAGCGAGCAAGGCAGGCCACGGACATCCTCCCTAATAACGCCTGCCACGAGGTCGAGCCGCTACAGATCCTCACCAAGAACAAAAGCAAGGTGACGCCGGTTATCCGAGAGTTTGAAGTTCTGACACAGGATAATGAGGGACTAGTCCCTGGTGGCTTTCTCTATTATATTCTGATGGACCATGCACCCGGCATCCAGTTGGAACACGAGGCGTTCTGGACTCTTGACTATGGTGAGCGGGATAGAATCCGAGAGGCATTCCGTATAGCATGGGA AGAATGTCTACAGGCCGGGGTATATGCTGCGCAGAGCAGCCCATCACACTTGTTCTGGGATGCAGAATCATCTAAGAT TTTCATCGCCGGATTCAGTCGCTCACGTCCTGCGGAACCAGACGACAAGTGGACGGACATCGAGTGGGTATCCTGGGGCCTTGCCGACTGTCCACCGACATACTTCTACGATCAAGAGGCGCTGGACCGTAGCGACAAGAGCGATTGGACTTTGTAA
- the crmD gene encoding putative copper transporter crmD (COG:P;~EggNog:ENOG410PYH5;~InterPro:IPR007274;~PFAM:PF04145;~TransMembrane:1 (o25-45i);~go_component: GO:0016021 - integral component of membrane [Evidence IEA];~go_function: GO:0005375 - copper ion transmembrane transporter activity [Evidence IEA];~go_process: GO:0035434 - copper ion transmembrane transport [Evidence IEA]), which yields MDMPATFSNSTKVTLFFSAWTTTSVPAYIFTLLFLFALAFLNRFLAALRFQLEYHQSATSISILPPPQFRRRTIPKARLSPLPQYTAIHNAEEEHFQTPESSTLAPDDEKQFRCCRMWNYLFTLLPQWTPSSPWSWRDGSLALLEGVRAFIGYIL from the coding sequence ATGGACATGCCTGCTACTTTCTCAAACAGCACAAAAGTcaccctcttcttcagcgctTGGACAACAACCTCTGTTCCAGCGTACATTTTCActctgctcttcctcttcgccctcgccttcttgaACCGCTTCCTTGCTGCTCTCCGATTCCAGCTCGAGTATCACCAATCTGCTACCTCTATTTCGATCCTCCCTCCGCCTCAGTTCCGTCGCCGAACCATCCCCAAAGCACGGCTGAGTCCACTACCACAATATACCGCCATCCACAATGCTGAGGAGGAACATTTCCAGACACCTGAGAGCAGTACGCTAGCTCCAGATGATGAAAAACAATTCCGGTGCTGTCGAATGTGGAACTACTTATTTACACTTCTTCCCCAGTGGACCCCGAGTTCACCGTGGAGCTGGCGCGATGGCAGTCTAGCGCTGCTGGAAGGGGTGCGGGCGTTTATTGGATATATTCTGTGA